The Branchiostoma lanceolatum isolate klBraLanc5 chromosome 12, klBraLanc5.hap2, whole genome shotgun sequence DNA segment AAATCAGGAAGAAGAATTTGTTTCCACTGATGTGCCTGCTGCAAATGAATTGACATCTTCCAGTGAGCAAATGCATGAAGGTGTGGCATCGGTTGCTAAGCAATGTGTTGTTGCTAAGCAACAAGCTGACACAGAAGCTGAAGTTTGTTCAGACATAGCTTCAAGGGACCACCACTATTTCTATGTCACCATGCCGATGCCGTGTTCCACACTGGCTCTTGCTGTCGGCTACTGGCTCCAGGCTTCATCAGAGGAGAGTACAACACAAGAACAGAATCATAGATGCAACCTTCCATTCAGTCAGAACATGCACAAGAAATAGTGTATCATCCTCAACCTGACAAGGTTGTCCTGAACTGTTGCAAGGTTGTTCCACCAAGACAGTTTGATGCAGATGACACTACACAGCATGTAGATAGATATATCAATCCACCAACTTTGCCTTCCATGCAAGTGACTACAGAACCATCAGAACAATATGTTGACCATACTGTATGTTCTGGCATGGACCACTTAAGTCAAATCCCAGAACAAGTCTCTCATCAGCAGGAAGAATACAGTCACCAGCAAAGTTCATGTTGTAAACTTGACCTAGTCAGAGTGATCCCCCACAGAGTGTTTGCGCCCGCCAGACATGTACAGCAGGCAGGAAGAGAGTTCCTCCCGTTGATAGAGAAGTATCTGTCTGCTGCCTACGATGTGCTGGGACCTCACCCTCTCCCCAGACTGGATGTGCTGATGGTCCCAAGATGCTTTGCAAGTCTGGGGTTGGCCAGGTGAGCTTTTTGTGTGAACAGTGGCGTcccggtggcgtagtggcagggtaaTTTGGCCCCAGATCCCAGAGGTACCAGGTTCGAATCCAGGGTTTCCTAatttgtcctgttgacgttgttcccttgggaaaggcacttaacacgactttccccacttcactcaggtgaaaatgagtacctagctttggttagggacgtccctcgaataggatgttaaatggaggtcccgtgtttgacgagagccacacctcaagcacgtaaaagaacccaacacacttatcgaaaagagtaggggtccttcccggtgtgagtggattatataaatctgttcggatatgcagcttgtactccagtacaaacctggtgtgctaCGCCTTGATGTGGTTTACAGGGTATGCAATTTTGGTTAAAGGTTTTCTTTtagtatgtactagtatgtgtaagCAATACCTCTGTTCAGGTCTAGCTTTTTGATTGCATATGATTCCAGATACTTGTGCCATCATGGTTCTACTAAATCTCTGTCATGACTTAAGTTTTATCCACAACTTAAACTTGCCATTAAAAATTTCCTCTTTTTTCAGTCCCCATCTGATGATAGTGTCGCAGTCCCTGCTAGCTGGGGACGGCAGCATGTGCCTGCGTCTGGCGCACGAGATCGCCCACTCCTGGTTCGGCCTGCTGATTGGTTCACGGGACTGGACCGAGGAGTGGATCAGCGAGGGTTTTGCAACATACCTGGAGGACTGTATCCATGCGAAGGCTATGGGGGTAAGTATAACTGTACGCTACAAAAGTAGCCTGCTGTTTCATggtgcttaggccacaccaatcgaatttattggttaacagattttatttaaaaaaaaaaattttagaaaaaaaaaaaaattttcttctaacattttttttttttgaaaataaaaatccgttaaccaagaaattgaattggtgtggccttaactggTGATATTTGTAATCACCATttggatactgtaaattcatttatattCACAGGGACCAAATGTGAAATTTGAACATCAGAATAGAAGTGAAAACAATACTTTGGAGTTTTAAATTGTTTGAGTGTTGACAAACATATGGTGAATCATCTGAAGGTatctcagcaccaaggaaagaccAATGGGCAAAATCAGAGTAAATAACTGGAGAGTCTGAGTCATACATGTGTGGACAAATGTAGGGTGAATCATATGAaggtacttcagcaccaaggaaagaccAATGGGCAAAATCACAGTAAATAATTGGAAAGTCCTTTTACTGACTTTTGAATGATTTCTTTCTTACAGCTTGCAAGAAAAAACTCTCTTTAGATGGTCTGTGTTATTGTATATCTCCGTTATGTAGTGGACAGGGAGAGAGAGTCAAGAGTACTCTGACCTTCGTGCCAGCATCCGATACCGGTTACTGTCAGCTGAACTGGACAACACagaggtactacatgtacatgtataagggtTGGTGCTCTAGATAAAATGACTAAGAGTTGGATGTGTTGTTTGCAATGTACGTTGTAAATCAATTCTTACAATTATAAGATAAAGATCAGAATGAATTAGTAACATGTATCATATGTTACCTATTGATATGTAGTAGGGCAAGAATCTTATCCATAGGAGGACAAAGAGATTCATCAGCTATAATAGATTTGGATTTGTGTAAGAGGACGACAAGACTTGGAAGCTATAAAAGGTTTGGATATCAGACTAAAGAACCTGACTTGGTTGGTCCTGTGTATTGTTAAATTTAACATTTTATATTTCCtacagacaaaaacattgtatcagatgatacatacatgtgattatttatacttttacctgttaaatgttattttgaagTGTAACTTGCTGGGGACGTAGGGGTGAGGGCTGAAGACctagagcacttaatggcggaccgtgtcaTCTGGAGGGACAGAgtagccttagtccgggcaagccggcAGACATGATGATGAAGTGTATAATTTTACCATGTGTACAACAGGAGGAACTACAAACATTACGGCCCAGTGCATCGGGACAGGGGTTCCACCAGGGGGAGGGGACTGTGTACGTCACCAACGCACTCAACACAGACAAACTCTTCACACAAGTACACTACCTCAAGGGATACTTTCTCCTCAGGTAGGTTGGTACTATTTATCAGGACAAttattttctgtcatcattTAGTTTTCAACATTGATTGTAAATACGTATGCAGGTATTAAAAAGTGTTATCTTTAGGATACAGTATCTACAATAGTCAATTTATAAAAGCAGCACGGCCTGTACAATCTAAGACATTTTAAGAGTTTTTGTTCATCCTAGGGGTTGGGTCATCAATTTTCTCCTATtgatcaatatacatgtacattaattttaTTTATAGTAcgaatcactcactcacactcccGTTTATCGTCTGTTTTTCCCCCTCTAACCATGGTTTGAGGTACAACTAGGAACACAATATTAACAAGGATCCAAAATTTGATTCTTGTAACAATTTAGAATGTTCTCAATTGTCTAATGTTAGAAGAAACCATTGATTCATGATATGAATTTACCTAACATTACATTCAGTACTAAACTCTTTTGTATTCACTTCTCACAGGTATTTTGCCAAGAAAGTTGGGGCTGAAAAATTCCATTCTCTGCTGAAGAATTTTGTTCAAGAATTTCCCAGACATGGAATGAACCTCATATTCTCACAGGATTTCTTCAACCTTGTCTTTAAGACCTTCCCAAGTCTTAGCTCTCAGGGTCTGACAGTGGAGAGAATCTACCAAGACTGGCTGGACTGTCCTGGACTACCGAAACAACTGCAGAAGAACCCTGTCAACGCTAGCAATAAACTTGTCCAACAAGTTAAGGAAACTCTAAAGCACTGGAAAGATGTGGACAGGCAGATAAGACGGAGTGAAAGAGAAGCTAGAAAGATGACAAAACCAAGAAGAAACCCAACAGGCAATGCTGTgagaagaaaggaaagacaaAAACAGAGTCAGAGTTTAGATGACGATTGTGACAGGGAAGAAAGTATGGATGGCAAAAATGCAGTAGTCCATGATGGGAAGAGGGGTTGTGATGTCACTAAGCATTTGACAGGTCCTGATTTTTCTCCACCCCCAACTAAGCGTCAGGCATTTGGAAATGATATACCAAATAAATCAAGTGAATTTGAGTGTTCTGAACAGTTGTCTAATAGCCAATCAGATGTACCGCATAGAACTGACCTCCCTGTAACCTCACTCATAAATGAAGGGGGAGTAAGTGCACATGATTCAAAAGCTGAGGAACCTGGGAAAGGGCTCTTACAAGACCAGCTTGTACTCCTCCTGGAAGAGCTGCTTGAGATGAACTCCGTGGCAGGTGCAACACTACAGCAGTTGGAGGAACACTACAAGCTGTCAAGGTGTAACGCAGATGTTCGGCATCGATGGTGCGAACTGGTCATCAAACATGggtaagttcttttttttttgcatggtgATCATGAAACTTTTAGCATTCAAGGATTTTGGGAGATATTTCAGGgcttttttaaagatattttagGATCCCCTCATAGATTGCAACTTACAGTGGTTTACAAAAGCTGGACATTTTGTATCAGTCTAcctcatacatgtgtacatgatatcataataagaaagtacatgtatggaacAGAACGCTCACATAAATCATCAAATGTTGTTCTCTACGTGTAAGGCTATTTAATAAAACTCAGTGTTGACTTCATTATTTTTCCTCCTACTTCCTATCAGGATAAATACTGTAACAGAACTTTTTCTTCCTGAAGCTAAGAAGAACTTTACAACTTTGATTATTATTTTCTATTTGTTGTTTCTAGCTACAGCCCTGGGTACAAAGACCTACAACAGTTCCTGTGTGAGGACCAAGCTATGGGTGTATACCTCTATGGGGAACTGATGACGTATGAACAACCAGAACAACAACAGCTGGCCAGGGAGACATTCAAGATGTTATCTCAAGAAATGGAGGAAGGTCCAAGAAAAGCTGTGCAGGAAATGCTCTATGGTGAACTAGTGGATGAACAAGAGATGGGCGTTTGAATATTAGAGAATTTATCATCATTCTGTAAATGGGTAGAGGTTGGCGTTTAAGTGTATTTAGGGTTGTACGATGTAAATGCTGCAAGGAATATACCTCAAATATCTTACTTCTATAATTGTATATTGTAAAGTTGATTTAAATCAAAGGGCTAGAGAAAAATGGATGCACaataagttttgtttcttcagtgAACAAAGTTTAATGGTCTTTCATATCCTCACTTGACATTGTAAGGTAACAAAaataatgcaaacatttcatggCATACATATAAATATAGTGTTTTGCTGTTAGTTGTACTGCATTTCATATTTACAGCAATGTGCTTTAAGTATTATTAATTTCATGTATTTCTAGAAAATAAATTCTATCAACAATGTATTCATTTTTCCATTCTTTTCTTGACTATGACATAGGATTCTCCATATATTCAGCTAACATGGCTCCGTCAAGGGGAATTGATAAGTTCTCCACTCCATCCGAACCCTGAGGACAATTAGAAACAATAATGTTCTCGTTAATAACATCAATATTACACAGTAGTGAAATATCCTGTctcataatatcatattgaaaGATTGTGCAGCCAGAGTGTGTGCACAGGGATACCATCCAATAAAAATGTGCACATGCATACAAAATGATGAAAGATTATtataacaaggtcacataccagtgggcccaaaatcaaccttgaccttcgtcttcaaAGACCTAtccaacatgccaaatatcattgtaatccatttaGAGGTTCTTGAATTATGCAGACTATAAAATCCTGAAATACACACAGACATggcaaaaactatacctccattaaACCACAAATCatcagttacaagaatattcttcgaacagtgacttgataaaaggtagcaaaatactaacctccaaatttttgacgtctagtctgtacgcCTTGTTACctttttatcaagtcactgtttgaagaatattcttgtaactgtgattatacgtgactgatgaacctcttccACAAATCATCAATGTTACCTTCTTGGTCCTGATAAGCTTGTGGTCCTTAAACTCTGTCAGCTGAGCTCTGAGGGTCAGGTGGGAGTGTACCAGGAACTTCTCTCGACAACGTTGGTACAGGTCATGGAAGGACATACCTACAGAATACATCCAGAATCTAATGATTAAGGAAATCAGTTCAAATGGTAGAAAAACATTGCCATATTGCAAAGATTATATTCGAACCACTTCATTGTATCATGAGCCATGTTTTCAGTACTATGGACAGGATCATACATAATATACacaacttctttgtttgtttcacataaccaGTAAACAGCcttaacacaccagttttgtacagtatgtacaagctGCTTAAGACAggattgtaaggtttgatccactgggaaggacccctagtcTTTTTGATAAATATAAGTGTCATgcgttctttaacatgctcgaggtgtggctctcctcagtAGAACTACGACTTGATGTCCCATCTGAGAGGATGTCCccaactgaagctaggtactcattttcacctgaggtCATTGTTCTTGACAATTACAtaacatttcacattgaaatataTCCAGAGTATCTAGTATTTTAAGCAAAAGCTAGCAAAGAACACCATTTTTTAAGGAATCCCTTAAGCCTCcctacctgactttggttggggaaggtcgtactgaggtcacctgctggcgccgaatggcagccgcccagacccttacgacagtttcataaagtgcaagtgtggagcaaatatgcatCGTGTGTATTATTGTggattatgtgattgtaaaccctgcagcaattcagcattggctgccattgcatgggcaattcctgaccaataaaccatttattatcattattttaagCCTCTCTTAGATCTTGAATACTTTTTATAAGGGAGAAATTGCTGCCCTTTTCtgctgtgtatgtacatgtatctcagtgAGGTAAACAATACTCAGTACAAACCTATGTAACTGGAGTCATCTTTATGTTCCAGCTGGTACTGAGCCAACAGGTGAAAAACTCCTCTGGAACAAAGAGAAAAGTCATATACAAGAGTCAGTAATGTCATTACAAGCTGAACATGTGATTAAAGCCCTGGGGAATGTTGAGGATTCGTGTAAGTAATATTAGCTATCAAAAAATTATAGTTGTGAGAAAacaaatatcctgcattttgagataaTCTTAGCTAATATGGTATTTTTAAAAGCTTTAATCGAATGACCATTGTTACTGCTATTAGGCTGCAATATAGAGGACAAAGCTGAGTGTCAGTATCATTTCTAATAACATTTATCTCAGAAAGCAGAGCACTGAGGACAAATGTAAACATATAATATCATTTTCAATGCAAATTGCTAATTTTCTCACTCAGCTAAAGACTCtaagcctttttttaaattcttgtcTTCCCAAAAAAAAACCAcaacagaacatacatgtatgtggatacCCTGTCTGTTATGACAGTGTTATGTGATTTTGTATTGAAGTATTACATGtaaaggaccacaggaagaatagcccacagaaatgtcaagctaattgtggatccaactagaaaagcaacatttttgagaaaatgctggatatttccctcccattaaCAAAGGAAGAATGAAACAGATTTGTACATAAAGTCAAAGAGTTTTTCACCTTGCGTTAGGTGTGAGACTCCTGAGCACATGTACAAGAGAGCTGAGTGCGAGGACGCCCGACTGTTGCACCATGAGAGAGTTCTCATAGGACGTCTCCTCCACGTAGGGTTCGTATGAGGTCACGTCATACCACAGCCAGTTGAACCGACTCGCCTTGTTCTGGTCCCATACTGAACAAATACAAAAAGTCAACATTTGGTGAAAAAGCCATACAGTTGGTGATTTTCGCAGGAATTGGCATTAGAAAATGCTGTAACATTTAAAACATTGTCTAGACACAACATTTGCTATTTTTTTGCACGATCTATTTCTATTGTAAAAATAAATTACAGGCTATAACCTATTGGAAAGGTGAGAAAGGTGTTTATTGTGGTTTTCACATACAAAGCCCCTAATATCATATGGGCCATACAACTGCATGACACATATTTCTTTACAAGGGAAGATCTATGAAAAATCAATTGAATAAACTGAGAGTAGGAAATAGTAAAAATGATTGAATGTTCAAATATGCCCCATCCATACCTCCACATATGGTATGATTGCATTGCACTTTGCATACTACTTACTTAATGGTGCATTGATGTGGTCGATGGTTGCTATGATACGGACCCCGCCCACTTGAGCCAGCTGACACAGTACAGCCTGTACCTTCTCCGACCGCAGCATGGGGCCGTCAATGTTGTGGATGAACAGGAATAACTCCTCTGTGCAGGGATAAAAATTAATGTTATAATCATACTGAATTAAGTCACTGTACTTAAGGGTTGCATACCCATACTGGGTGTAGCATTTAGGCACAGGTTCAAAATACCAGAACATCAATAACCTGGAATTGTACCTGAATAGACTTGCACCCAAGAATACActaattttgttactaaaaatgTGTAATTCCTACAAAAGGTGAAGatttagcactggaaaaaggggaaaacatgtacaagagggggggggggcgaaatcAGCAGGAGCTTTGATTTCCCCCTTTGATTTGGATTCCTCAAAAGCTTCTGCATAAAATACCTGGAGTCTAAATAAACACTCTAAGACTGTTAACTGTTTATTCATATTTCTCAGTCATCATTGAACACCATGTGTtactttgttcaggtacagatccggatctgaacctaaacctcAGTACCATTACCTATACCAATCCTTATATGTTTAGGTATGTAGCCCTACACTTTATAATATGGTAGATGagcagatacaaatgtacactgcATGTACATTAACAGAActtaaaagaaatcaaattggtgtggcctttctTTTGAATTTCCAGGCCTGAACCCTACCTCCAGTTTCTTCAAACGCGTCCTTAATAAAGGTCAGCTGGTCCTGGACACTTCTGAAGCTCCCAGTGTGCTCAAGTACTTCTTCTGTTATGGAATTCAAAATCTGTGGGGAAAAAACAAGTTCACATCATTGTAACGAGTAACAAATAATCATCATAACAGTATagcccagggctcgaaattaacTATGTCCTTATGTCCCGAGGCGACTAAaatttaggccgggacaactgGAAAATCACTTTGGGACATTTTTGGGacagtagaaaaataatcaagtgGTCCCTGTACATATGCAGTACTATcaatacaatatacaaaatgttaaaatttaACGAAgacaagttgaaaaaaaaaaatttttattCTTCCTATCTTCCACGTGTTACTTCATATGGTACTGTTACTACAGCAAGACAGACGGAAATAATATTTggtttgtctttgttgttgttgtctaataAAAAAGCAGACAAGACAAGTTTGAATTTGAG contains these protein-coding regions:
- the LOC136445959 gene encoding LOW QUALITY PROTEIN: aminopeptidase O-like (The sequence of the model RefSeq protein was modified relative to this genomic sequence to represent the inferred CDS: deleted 2 bases in 1 codon; substituted 1 base at 1 genomic stop codon), whose translation is MRELGNDLPLMGNSHEVTAHHFILDLDVDMDQKVINGIITLFLKPSYRQICGTDFVVKKDEGSSSQERKKKQSHRESNNDGSRAPERNTPVSDGNSFSPSCSNPETDTSRKREVSDTKSDDARTEEVGTSSVDHPSSNLEKCSYATNDSERDGNDVACGTYNNLDSRYRAGKDCNCQADSETHRDFQLILDCCDIDILQVEEVCMTQHEMKKKTGRIERNTISKLSSKSYSAAKYKDDVLELIEGYNSNNRRHNTFEIFSRLMTDAKQNSVQESKATLHNDESLGKAEIHDDHTYYYNSAQSSAGNCRTTTLTATPGENTITTEVFHNDHDYDSESKKIVLQRTSNFESGRNFQEEDSRGEWCVPELSPNASKKEAKEVLTTFMGIHNCPSGRPLHHRVDPWCVRIWREGVRDRQSFPRVVRIKYRTTLEGGSLTWVTDQDGRPCVFTQGSCINNRSLFPCHDFLTMATWQAVVHAPHSATVLMSGEEPGAPWQPEAVAWQPDAVTKQSNTGIPVVKQTDSNQEEEFVSTDVPAANELTSSSEQMHEGVASVAKQCVVAKQQADTEAEVCSDIASRDHHYFYVTMPMPCSTLALAVGYWLQASSEESTTQEQNHRCNLPFSQNMHKKXCHPQPDKVVLNCCKVVPPRQFDADDTTQHVDRYINPPTLPSMQVTTEPSEQYVDHTVCSGMDHLSQIPEQVSHQQEEYSHQQSSCCKLDLVRVIPHRVFAPARHVQQAGREFLPLIEKYLSAAYDVLGPHPLPRLDVLMVPRCFASLGLASPHLMIVSQSLLAGDGSMCLRLAHEIAHSWFGLLIGSRDWTEEWISEGFATYLEDCIHAKAMGWTGRESQEYSDLRASIRYRLLSAELDNTEEELQTLRPSASGQGFHQGEGTVYVTNALNTDKLFTQVHYLKGYFLLRYFAKKVGAEKFHSLLKNFVQEFPRHGMNLIFSQDFFNLVFKTFPSLSSQGLTVERIYQDWLDCPGLPKQLQKNPVNASNKLVQQVKETLKHWKDVDRQIRRSEREARKMTKPRRNPTGNAVRRKERQKQSQSLDDDCDREESMDGKNAVVHDGKRGCDVTKHLTGPDFSPPPTKRQAFGNDIPNKSSEFECSEQLSNSQSDVPHRTDLPVTSLINEGGVSAHDSKAEEPGKGLLQDQLVLLLEELLEMNSVAGATLQQLEEHYKLSRCNADVRHRWCELVIKHGYSPGYKDLQQFLCEDQAMGVYLYGELMTYEQPEQQQLARETFKMLSQEMEEGPRKAVQEMLYGELVDEQEMGV